From one Lemur catta isolate mLemCat1 chromosome 5, mLemCat1.pri, whole genome shotgun sequence genomic stretch:
- the SERPINB9 gene encoding serpin B9 — protein METLDEANGTFAISLLKILCQDNPSHNVFYSPMSISAALAMVLLGAKGNTAAQMAQVLSLNTEKDIHQGFQSLLTEVNKPGTQYLLRTANRLFGEKTCKFLSPFKESCLQFYHAEVKQLSFVKAAEESRRHINTWVSKKTEGKIEELLPGNSIDAQTRLVLVNAIYFKGRWNEQFDKTCTREMPFKINQEEQRPVQMMFQEATFKTARVSEVRAQVLELPYAGGELSLLVLLPDDGVELGWVEKNLTFEKFTAWTKPDAMESTEVEVFLPKFKLQEYYNMESVLQRLGMVDVFQQGKADLAMSVERDLCLSKFVHKSFVEVNEEGTEAAAASAMLVVECCMESGPRFCADHPFLFFIRHNKANCLLFCGRFSSP, from the exons ATGGAAACTCTCGATGAAGCAAATGGCACCTTTGCCATTAGCCTTTTAAAGATACTCTGTCAGGACAACCCTTCGCACAACGTGTTTTATTCTCCCATGAGCATCTCCGCTGCCCTGGCCATGGTCCTCCTGGGTGCAAAGGGAAACACTGCGGCCCAGATGGCCCAG GTGCTTTCTTTAAACACAGAGAAAGACATTCATCAGGGTTTCCAGTCACTTCTCACCGAAGTGAACAAGCCTGGCACCCAGTACTTGCTTAGAACAGCCAACAGGCTCTTTGGAGAGAAGACTTGTAAATTCCTTTCA CCGTTTAAGGAATCCTGTCTTCAGTTCTATCACGCTGAAGTGAAGCAGCTTTCTTTTGTCAAGGCTGCAGAAGAGTCCAGGAGACACATCAACACTTGGGTCTCAAAAAAGACTGAAG GTAAAATTGAAGAGTTGTTGCCGGGTAACTCAATTGATGCACAGACCAGGCTGGTTCTTGTCAACGCCATCTACTTCAAAGGAAGGTGGAACGAGCAGTTTGACAAGACATGCACCAGggaaatgccttttaaaataaaccag GAGGAGCAGAGGCCGGTGCAGATGATGTTCCAGGAGGCCACGTTTAAGACGGCCCGCGTGAGCGAGGTGCGCGCGCAGGTGCTGGAGCTGCCCTACGCGGGCGGGGAGCTGAGCCTGCTGGTGCTGCTGCCCGACGACGGCGTGGAGCTGGGCTGG GTGGAAAAAAATCTCACTTTTGAGAAATTCACAGCCTGGACCAAGCCAGACGCAATGGAGAGTACTGAAGTTGAAGTTTTCCTTCCAAAATTTAAACTACAAGAGTATTACAACATGGAATCTGTGCTTCAGCGCTTGGGAATGGTAGATGTCTTTCAACAGGGCAAGGCTGACTTGGCAATGTCGGTGGAGAGAGACCTGTGTCTGTCTAAGTTTGTGCACAAGAGTTTCGTGGAGGTGAATGAAGAAGGCACAGAGGCCGCGGCAGCCTCGGCCATGCTGGTCGTAGAGTGTTGCATGGAATCCGGACCGCGGTTCTGCGCTGACCaccccttccttttcttcattcgCCACAACAAAGCCAACTGCCTTCTGTTCTGTGGCAGGTTCTCATCTCCATAA